A single genomic interval of Chiloscyllium punctatum isolate Juve2018m chromosome 35, sChiPun1.3, whole genome shotgun sequence harbors:
- the LOC140459571 gene encoding probable G-protein coupled receptor 139, whose amino-acid sequence MRDLVRTVRKIFYLVLGVIGFPVNLATVGILLRGNCGLSSCSRFYLLAMAVVDLLVVIIEIILKRIKHDFFPRSFLDITPVCSVHAVLRRLLIDCSVWFTIAFTFDRYVTICCEKLKIKYCTQKTATVVLTTIGSLFFLKNIPVYFRFVPYKIIGNVPWYCWNSDAYYYDPVWRAFSNFEKIVTPIFPFFLILFLNALTVKHILVASRVRKALKGQSNGENSSDSEMESRRQCIILLFVISGNFIILWLLYILYYFDIDDPLDRDGKYAFERVAYMLRNLNCCTNTIVYVASLSKFREKLRNPLEAIFA is encoded by the exons ATGCGCGATCTGGTTCGAACAGTGAGAAAAATATTCTACCTGGTGCTCGGCGTCATTGGCTTTCCCG TCAATTTAGCGACGGTCGGAATCCTACTTCGGGGTAACTGTGGTCTCTCATCCTGCAGCCGGTTCTATCTGCTGGCCATGGCGGTGGTGGATCTATTGGTCGTTATCATTGAGATCATACTCAAAAGAATCAAACATGATTTTTTCCCACGATCATTCTTGGACATTACCCCTGTGTGTTCTGTTCACGCTGTTCTGCGCCGTCTACTCatagactgttctgtctggttcaccatcgctttcacctttgatcgatatgTCACCATTTGTTGtgagaaactgaaaattaaataCTGCACTCAAAAAACTGCAACTGTCGTTCTCACAACAATCGGCTCTCTGTTTTTTCTAAAAAATATTCCTGTCTACTTCAGGTTTGTACCATATAAGATCATTGGCAATGTACCATGGTACTGTTGGAATTCAGATGCATACTATTATGACCCTGTGTGGAGAGCATTTAGCAACTTTGAGAAGATTGTAACACCAATATTCCCTTTCTTTTTAATCCTGTTCCTCAACGCTCTGACAGTCAAACACATTTTAGTGGCCAGTCGAGTCCGGAAAGCTCTGAAGGGTCAGAGTAATGGAGAAAATTCTAGTGACTCAGAGATGGAGAGTAGAAGGCAGTGTATCATTTTACTTTTCGTCATTTCTGGAAACTTCATAATTTTGTGGCTGTTATATATTTTATATTATTTCGATATTGATGATCCTTTAGATAGGGATGGGAAATATGCATTTGAAAGAGTTGCATACATGCTGCGAAATTTGAATTGCTGTACGAACACCATTGTCTATGTGGCATCACTGTCCAAGTTCAGAGAGAAGCTCAGGAACCCACTGGAAGCTATTTTtgcttga